GAAACTTCATACCCGGCCACGCGCTGATTTTGGCTGACGGGCGAGTAATTTAGCAGAGGAAGAGCCACGCTAGAACCTCCAATTAGGTTTTACGATTTTTCACAAAGTTTATCCTTGATCATACGGGAGGTCCGTCTCACCCCTTCGGGAAATCTGAAAAATCCTTACAGAGCTTAACAATGCGATCGGCAACCCTAGACTGGATGGCGTCTGGCGGTGGGGCGATCGCATCTCCCGCATTCAATTCATACTACAGAACCTGCGTTACAGGTGGATCACACCGAACCAGGAAAGTACCGTGGCGATCGCTAGAAGTCCTACAAAGCTGCTACCAAAGACAGCGATCGCTGCCCCAGCGACACGGGCAGATCGGGCATAGGGCGGTTGTTGCCAGCTCCATCGGTAGCCGGGTGTTCCTGTGGCGCTGAACTGGTGACCTAGGTCTTCTAGCTTTTGGCGATAATCGGCACCATAGCGAGGCATTCGGGCAAAAGGATGCTCGCCCTGCGATCGCTGGGGTAAAATGCGCCGCCGCTGGTAGGGCACCGTATGATCGCCAAAACTGCTGAGGTATTCGTCACTTTCTAAAAGAGCATCTACGAAGCCATGGAGTCCTTGAGTTGCTAACACAATGGACCAGGCTAATGTCTCGCGATCGCTGTAAATGTCGCGTCCTAGTAAGCGCTGAACGCAAAGTTGTACAACTCGATAGTTACTATTGGGTTCGTAGTTGTGAACTCGAAAATTTTCAGACACCACCAGTCCGCGGATAAAGTCTCTCACGGTGATGTTTCCTGACTTTAGCTGAGATTCTAAGCCCAGTTGGCGATTTTTCTGCAGCATTTGCTGTTCATGAAAGATCTGACGATAGGCTGCCTGGATCAGATCATCCATTTCGGATGGTGATAGCGCATTTTCGGTTGTAAAATAGCGCGGCTGTTCGTCTCCAGGTACTTCATAGCCAATCACCCGCTGGTTTTGGGAGCTTGGGGCATAGTTAAGCAACGGAAGATTCATCGTTAAAATCCTCTGATAACGACGTATAAATTATAGAAAAAAAGCTATCACTCAACTTTTGCCAAGATTGCAGTTCAGGGTGTCTATCAGTATTAAAGAATGAACTCTATAGATCAGGTTTTATAGACACGAAAAACACGCCCTAGATCATCAAACTTCTTGATCTTTCTAGGGTAGTTTCAGACAGAATGAACACGTCTAATCTTGACTGTCAAAAATAGTTAAGCTGAGCTAGTAGGAATCAGCCTACGGGATTTACATACACAAGTCTATTTTTGTTGAATTAAGGCAACAATTAGAAATTTTTGTTTATTAAAATTCTCATATTTAAAACTACAAAAGCCCCGATGCTTATCATCATCAGGGCTCTATAGAGGTGTTCCGAGGTGTTAACGGGCACCTGAGAGATGCTACTTAGCTAGGCCATGCTCTAGGGCGTAACGTACCAGTTCTGTGCGGCTATTGGTGCCGGTTTTGCTAAACAACCGGCTCACATATTTCTCTACGTTGCGCACGCTGGTTTCTAGGCGACGAGCAATTTCTTTGTTCATCAAGCCTTCTGCCACCAGCTCTAAGACGCTTTGTTCCCGAGGCGTGAAATCTAGCTTAATAGGGGCTGGGGTTTGGGGAATGGCTCCCCGCTGGGTTAAGAGAGCTTTGATTTCGGCAATTTGTCGAGCCATGTCGGCAATGTCAGGCATGTCGCCTTCTGCCGTGGTGTTGGTTGTTGTCCGACGGGTGAGCAAGTTCTCAACGATCGCCACGAGTTCATCAGGATCAAAGGGTTTAGGCAAATAGGCATCACAGCCGGCCTGGTAGCCCTGGATGCGATCGCTGGTCATACCCCGGGCGGTGAGGAAGACTACCGGCAGGGTCTGAAAGCGTGGATCCTCCCGCAATTGTTTAAGAAACTGATAGCCATCCACCTGGGGCATCATCACGTCGGTGATAATCAAATCAGGGGATAGATGTTGCAGCATGGCCCAGCCGTCGCTGGCGTTGCTGGCTGTATGGACGGTGAATCCACTGTCTTCTAAATAGGCCTGCACGGCTTCTCGCAGACCCGGTTCATCATCGACTAACAGCAATTGTTGATGGTCACCCACGCCAGATGTCTCCCCAGTTAATTCAGTATGGTTACGTGGACTTGGCTGCCTTAGCGGGAGATGGACTCCTTGGCTAGAGACCGCTGGTGCTACTCAGCAGCAACGATCAGGTTTTCAGCTCCGGAAATAATCTCGGCAGATTCAATGCGATCGCCCTGTTGAATTTGATCGACGACCTCCATACCCTCCGTGACGTAGCCAAAGACGGCGTAGCTACCATCCAGGAAGTTGACATCGGCCAAGGCAATGTAAAACTGAGCAGAGGCAGAATCAGCAAACTGCGATCGCGCCATGGCGACAGCACCTCGGCGGTGGGGCAAGGTGGGTTCAACGGTCACGCCGGCTTCAGGAAAGGTGCGGCTATAAAGCGGCTCATCGGCGTTGCTAGGCTGAATTTCCAGGGGAATGTAGCGGGCTTGCCCACTTTGAGGATCTACAAAGCTACCGGTGCCGAAGGTGGCTGGGTTGGCATTGGGATCTCGGCTTTGGGGATCGCCTCCTTGCACCACAAAGGGCTCAGGCTCACGCACCACTCGGTGGAATACCGTATTGTCATAAACGCCTCGCTGGACAAGATCCACGAAGTTGCCCGCGGTCACTGGGGCATGGACGCCATCCACTTGAATCACGATCGACTCGCCATTCACCCGCAGTACTACGGTAGCTTCCCCGTTCAGTTGGGGAAGGCTGGCAAAGGCATCCGAGGGAGCTGGGGTATCCACGATCGCTTCCTCAGCCGCTGGAGGCGTTGATTCTGAGGGGGCCGCCCCTGTAACATCGCCATCGCTTGAACTACAGCTGGTGATCAGCACTAGGCAAGCGATCGCTAGGGTCAACACATACTTACGCATTCTTCAATCGTCCTTCAGTCTTGACTTGGAGCAATATCCATCGTTGGAGAGCGATGGTGAGCATCGTCTGCCGATACTCTTTTATAGTCCTTCTAGAGGGACACCGAG
This region of Candidatus Obscuribacterales bacterium genomic DNA includes:
- a CDS encoding phycobilisome rod-core linker polypeptide, whose amino-acid sequence is MNLPLLNYAPSSQNQRVIGYEVPGDEQPRYFTTENALSPSEMDDLIQAAYRQIFHEQQMLQKNRQLGLESQLKSGNITVRDFIRGLVVSENFRVHNYEPNSNYRVVQLCVQRLLGRDIYSDRETLAWSIVLATQGLHGFVDALLESDEYLSSFGDHTVPYQRRRILPQRSQGEHPFARMPRYGADYRQKLEDLGHQFSATGTPGYRWSWQQPPYARSARVAGAAIAVFGSSFVGLLAIATVLSWFGVIHL
- a CDS encoding peptidylprolyl isomerase, yielding MRKYVLTLAIACLVLITSCSSSDGDVTGAAPSESTPPAAEEAIVDTPAPSDAFASLPQLNGEATVVLRVNGESIVIQVDGVHAPVTAGNFVDLVQRGVYDNTVFHRVVREPEPFVVQGGDPQSRDPNANPATFGTGSFVDPQSGQARYIPLEIQPSNADEPLYSRTFPEAGVTVEPTLPHRRGAVAMARSQFADSASAQFYIALADVNFLDGSYAVFGYVTEGMEVVDQIQQGDRIESAEIISGAENLIVAAE
- a CDS encoding response regulator transcription factor; translation: MGDHQQLLLVDDEPGLREAVQAYLEDSGFTVHTASNASDGWAMLQHLSPDLIITDVMMPQVDGYQFLKQLREDPRFQTLPVVFLTARGMTSDRIQGYQAGCDAYLPKPFDPDELVAIVENLLTRRTTTNTTAEGDMPDIADMARQIAEIKALLTQRGAIPQTPAPIKLDFTPREQSVLELVAEGLMNKEIARRLETSVRNVEKYVSRLFSKTGTNSRTELVRYALEHGLAK